Proteins co-encoded in one Eremothecium sinecaudum strain ATCC 58844 chromosome VI, complete sequence genomic window:
- a CDS encoding homocysteine S-methyltransferase family protein (Syntenic homolog of Ashbya gossypii AFR410W; Non-syntenic homolog of Saccharomyces cerevisiae YPL273W (SAM4)), translating to MKPSITDYLKTEVLILDGGSGSELENRGLTIGKNPFWSTVPFLTKDASQLNIVREMYKDFRDAGARALSTITYQSSYHSHIKYGDGSVTNRQEYSDFLDYIIGFTYEKCIDSDQDYLIGSIGPYASYLSDGSEYTGDYGFATINFASYYEPQATKFASDSRIDLIAFETIPNLEEITAIMQQEFTGMLQGKPFIISISTDREGNMRDGTTPERLCNTIRQHMGTFPPNLLSFGINCVEFQSSDIILQKLNSLLHDCPVKFHAVYPNSGELYDAKTAKWQRNMNITFEPTWEHLVSKFLAQGCKIIGGCCRTTPKDIKQIADAVRK from the coding sequence ATGAAGCCAAGCATCACCGATTACCTCAAAACTGAAGTCCTAATACTAGATGGTGGAAGTGGCTCAGAGCTAGAAAACAGAGGCCTTACAATTGGTAAAAACCCGTTCTGGTCGACAGTTCCCTTCTTAACTAAAGATGCTTCTCAGTTAAATATTGTGAGGGAAATGTATAAAGATTTTCGCGACGCAGGAGCAAGGGCATTGAGCACTATTACCTATCAGTCCAGTTATCACTCTCATATTAAGTACGGTGATGGTTCAGTTACCAATCGCCAGGAATATTCCGACTTCTTAGATTATATTATTGGGTTTACTTACGAAAAATGCATAGACAGTGACCAAGACTATCTTATTGGATCAATTGGACCATATGCTTCCTACCTTAGCGACGGAAGTGAATATACTGGCGATTACGGTTTTGCAACAATCAACTTTGCCAGTTACTATGAGCCTCAGGCTACAAAGTTCGCCAGTGACAGTAGAATTGATCTTATAGCGTTTGAAACTATCCCAAATCTTGAAGAAATTACGGCTATTATGCAGCAAGAGTTTACCGGAATGTTGCAGGGCAAGCCATTTATCATAAGTATTTCAACGGATAGAGAAGGTAATATGAGAGATGGGACCACGCCCGAGAGACTCTGTAACACCATCAGACAGCATATGGGAACATTTCCTCCTAATCTTTTGTCCTTCGGTATTAACTGTGTAGAATTTCAAAGCTCTGATATTATCCTACAGAAACTCAATTCGTTACTCCACGATTGTCCTGTAAAATTCCATGCAGTTTATCCAAACTCGGGTGAATTGTACGATGCGAAGACCGCAAAATGGCAACGTAACATGAATATAACTTTTGAACCTACTTGGGAACATCTAGTTTCTAAGTTTCTCGCGCAAGGCTGTAAGATAATCGGCGGATGCTGCAGAACGACCCCAAAGGACATCAAGCAGATTGCAGATGCCGTACGGAAATAG
- the TRS31 gene encoding TRAPP subunit TRS31 (Syntenic homolog of Ashbya gossypii AFR408C; Syntenic homolog of Saccharomyces cerevisiae YDR472W (TRS31)): MDRIISPSTSVVNGLQPHPSHEHSASSKQGSTSDDKSLQSKLYNETLASKNKQVSFSAFAFLFYEMVGQQRESSQTVAEIEAKLAALGYKIGLRLIELLNFRDSIPSRVTQSENADSVASSITSMKKRPLKILEILQYVHSNLWKYLFGKPSDDLVKSSERDNEYMIVDNEPLWTQFISGTSVQCETFTGGIIEGLLDHAGFPCHVTVHTDPEGRFDRRTVYLIRFDKQVLEREALRF; encoded by the coding sequence ATGGATCGAATTATTAGTCCCAGCACTAGTGTAGTCAATGGGTTGCAGCCACATCCTTCTCATGAACACTCTGCATCCAGTAAACAGGGATCTACTTCAGATGACAAGTCACTACAGTCGAAACTGTATAATGAAACGTTAGCAAGCAAAAACAAGCAAGTATCATTCTCGGCCTTTGCTTTCCTTTTCTACGAAATGGTAGGACAGCAGCGTGAATCTTCCCAAACTGTAGCAGAGATTGAGGCTAAATTGGCCGCACTAGGCTATAAGATCGGTCTCAGACTGATTGAGCTCCTAAATTTTAGAGACTCAATCCCTTCTCGCGTAACACAGTCTGAAAATGCTGATTCCGTGGCCTCCTCAATCACGTCTATGAAGAAACGCCCATTAAAGATACTAGAAATACTGCAGTATGTCCATTCTAATCTATGGAAGTATCTGTTTGGAAAACCAAGCGATGACCTGGTCAAGAGCTCAGAACGCGACAACGAGTATATGATTGTTGATAATGAACCCCTATGGACCCAGTTCATTTCTGGCACGTCCGTGCAGTGCGAAACGTTCACTGGGGGCATCATAGAAGGCCTACTGGATCACGCAGGATTTCCTTGTCACGTGACTGTCCACACCGATCCAGAAGGACGTTTTGATCGCAGAACCGTATATTTAATTAGATTTGATAAACAAGTGCTTGAGAGGGAGGCGCTACGTTTCTAA
- the MRP20 gene encoding mitochondrial 54S ribosomal protein uL23m (Syntenic homolog of Ashbya gossypii AFR405W; Syntenic homolog of Saccharomyces cerevisiae YDR405W (MRP20)): MPGLDFISRFPVRALSTVAEGAQKAIIGGRVKSTVQQRILESTEKAFEEGKPHFKVGGTKHYFPKARIILLRPNAKHTPYQAKFIVPKSFNKLDLRDYLYHVYGLRALNVTSQLLHGKYVYSGPNTSRYREPQIKKMTIDMAEPFIWPEEPEDTSAWMVDFEKELGKYNNEAHALGSDAFKPGTAFGGALGPYKEVAQPFIPKMMKRRALNSKRKMEESIERLEKLQKINNYVC, translated from the coding sequence ATGCCAGGTTTAGATTTTATTTCTAGGTTTCCAGTTAGGGCACTTTCTACTGTTGCCGAAGGTGCTCAGAAGGCTATAATAGGAGGAAGAGTGAAATCTACTGTGCAGCAAAGGATTCTAGAGTCGACAGAGAAGGCATTCGAGGAAGGTAAACCTCACTTTAAAGTTGGTGGGACAAAGCATTATTTTCCGAAGGCGAGGATTATTTTGTTGAGACCCAATGCAAAGCATACGCCATACCAAGCAAAGTTTATTGTGCCAAAATCGTTCAATAAGTTAGATTTGAGAGACTATTTATATCACGTGTACGGGTTGCGTGCTCTGAACGTAACATCACAGCTGTTACACGGGAAATATGTGTACTCTGGTCCTAATACCTCCCGTTATCGTGAGCCTCAGATCAAGAAGATGACCATTGATATGGCAGAGCCATTTATTTGGCCAGAAGAGCCTGAAGATACATCTGCTTGGATGGTAGATTTTGAAAAGGAGTTGGGTAAATATAATAATGAGGCCCATGCTTTAGGTTCGGATGCGTTTAAACCAGGTACAGCCTTTGGCGGAGCTCTAGGGCCATACAAGGAGGTTGCGCAGCCGTTCATTCCaaagatgatgaagagaCGTGCACTAAATTCAAAACGTAAAATGGAGGAGAGTATTGAACGCCTAGAGAAACTTCAGAAAATTAATAATTACGTTTGTTAA
- the SPO13 gene encoding Spo13p (Syntenic homolog of Ashbya gossypii AFR407C; Syntenic homolog of Saccharomyces cerevisiae YHR014W (SPO13)), which produces MIPFRKRKHADSEEGCKRPLKQKSTNVRRRRRNDKDKLGSSHSTNARVATIDIQPRLMPTSLVFESENVSIRLVEEELSQTVSFRDIGGSPKSQRRLSTDMMDISEQSIQLEDFNQPPNSTSTPLASPCKNDYIENEAPLYQPQEYSPTTVDQYLQSRCMLSPIYHTKPYMENPRVKQLGCAEFSKLQIIPVCPNTGGRSKSSVGTHFYHSSGEHATYHGSSLSRSYNSGR; this is translated from the coding sequence ATGATTCCCTTTAGAAAAAGGAAGCATGCCGATTCTGAAGAGGGTTGCAAGCGACCTCTAAAGCAGAAATCGACAAATGTTAGGAGAAGGCGGAGGAATGATAAAGATAAATTGGGTTCCTCGCACAGCACTAATGCACGAGTCGCAACAATTGACATCCAACCAAGACTAATGCCCACTAGTCTCGTCTTCGAAAGCGAAAACGTTTCAATACGACTGGTCGAGGAAGAACTGTCGCAAACAGTCAGTTTTCGGGACATCGGCGGCTCCCCGAAATCACAACGGCGGCTGAGTACAGACATGATGGATATAAGTGAACAATCTATACAACTTGAAGACTTTAATCAGCCTCCAAACTCCACTTCTACGCCTCTCGCAAGTCCGTGCAAGAACGATTATATCGAAAATGAAGCTCCCTTATACCAACCTCAGGAATATTCGCCTACTACTGTAGACCAATATTTACAGTCACGGTGCATGCTGTCTCCAATCTACCATACCAAGCCATATATGGAGAATCCTCGCGTGAAACAACTAGGATGCGCCGAATTCTCGAAGTTGCAAATAATACCAGTTTGTCCAAACACTGGCGGCAGATCTAAGTCGTCTGTTGGAACACATTTTTATCACTCTAGCGGAGAACATGCTACCTATCATGGTTCCAGTTTGAGTAGAAGCTATAACAGTGGCAGGTAG
- the ARD1 gene encoding peptide alpha-N-acetyltransferase complex A subunit ARD1 (Syntenic homolog of Ashbya gossypii AFR409W; Syntenic homolog of Saccharomyces cerevisiae YHR013C (ARD1)), producing the protein MPITIRRVTSEDIICMQNANLTNLPENYMLKYYMYHILSWPEASFVATTTEDLVTDQSLLEYDNMTEDALDKSVKLDPMYVANGEKLVGYVLAKMNDDPDAQKEPPNGHITSLSVMRSYRMMGIAEKLMRQALFGLCEVYKAEYVMLHVRQSNRAALHLYRDTLSFEVLNVEKGYYQDGEDAYAMKKVLVLDDLLPGKFQRSELEDDLESDILGTILAEELVTTVV; encoded by the coding sequence ATGCCGATTACTATCAGACGTGTAACAAGTGAGGATATCATATGCATGCAAAATGCAAACTTAACTAATTTACCAGAGAATTACATGCTGAAGTACTACATGTACCATATTTTGTCTTGGCCAGAAGCATCGTTCGTTGCAACAACTACAGAAGACTTGGTCACTGATCAATCACTCTTGGAGTACGATAATATGACCGAAGATGCATTAGATAAAAGCGTAAAATTGGATCCAATGTACGTCGCTAATGGTGAAAAACTGGTCGGATATGTGCTGGCAAAGATGAACGACGACCCAGATGCCCAGAAAGAACCTCCAAATGGACACATTACCTCTTTAAGTGTCATGCGCAGCTACAGAATGATGGGTATTGCCGAAAAGTTGATGAGGCAGGCGCTTTTCGGTCTATGCGAGGTATACAAGGCCGAGTACGTTATGCTACATGTCAGGCAGTCAAATCGCGCTGCCCTTCATCTGTATCGTGATACACTTTCTTTTGAAGTCCTAAATGTCGAGAAGGGTTATTACCAAGACGGTGAAGATGCATATGCCATGAAGAAAGTACTTGTTCTCGACGACCTATTACCAGGTAAGTTCCAGAGATCAGAACTCGAGGATGACCTGGAATCAGATATATTAGGAACTATACTAGCTGAAGAGCTAGTGACTACTGTAGTATAG
- the RPB2 gene encoding DNA-directed RNA polymerase II subunit RPB2 (Syntenic homolog of Ashbya gossypii AFR404C; Syntenic homolog of Saccharomyces cerevisiae YOR151C (RPB2)): MSEYYEESAYVYDDDDAAIAAEDSWTVISAFFREKGLVSQQLDSFNQFINYTIQDLILEDSTLILEQLAQHTTESDNISRKYEISFGKIYLAKPSMTESDGVSHAMYPQEARLRNLTYASGLFVEIKKRTYEAVDVPGRDLKYEIIQEESEEAEDGKIFIGRVPIMLRSKYCLLDDLSESDLYRLKECPFDMGGYFIINGSEKVLIAQERSAGNIVQVFKKSAPSPISHVAEIRSALEKGSRFISTLQVKLYGREGSTSRTIKATLPYIKQDIPVVIIFRALGIIPDGEILEHICYDQNDWQMLEMLKPCVEEGFVIQDRETALDFIGRRGTALGIKKEKRIQYAKDILQKEFLPHITQLEGFESRKAFFLGYMINRLLLCALDRKDQDDRDHFGKKRLDLAGPLLAQLFKTLFRKLTRDILRFMQRSVEEAKDFNLKLAVKATTITAGLKYALATGNWGEQKKAMSSRAGVSQVLNRYTYSSTLSHLRRTNTPIGRDGKLAKPRQLHNTHWGLVCPAETPEGQACGLVKNLSLMSCISVGTDPVPIITFLNEWGMEPLEDYVPHQSPDATRVFVNGVWHGIHRNPARLVDTIRKLRRKGDITAEVSIVRDIREKELKIFTDAGRVYRPLFVVDEALHDDGHKELKVRKGHIRKLMLTEYQDIEGGFEEEDINYTWSSLLNEGIVEYIDAEEEETILIAMQQEDLDPTVSPNLDPNDGLDPARRIKAIHHSNTFTHCEIHPSMILGVAASIIPFPDHNQSPRNTYQSAMGKQAMGVFLTNYNVRMDTMANILYYPQKPLGTTRAMEYLKFRELPAGQNAIVAIACYSGYNQEDSMIMNQSSIDRGLFRSLFFRSYMDQEKRIGMSITESFEKPHRTNTLRMKHGTYDKLDDDGLIAPGVRVSGDDVIIGKTTPIPPDAEELGQRTAFHSKRDASTPLRSTENGIVDQVLITTNQEGLKFVKVRVRTTKVPQIGDKFASRHGQKGTIGITYLREDMPFTAEGIVPDLIINPHAIPSRMTVAHLIECLLSKVAALSGNEGDASPFTDITVDGISRLLREHGYQSRGFEVMYNGHTGKKMMAQIFLGPTYYQRLRHMVDDKIHARARGPMQVLTRQPVEGRSRDGGLRFGEMERDCMIAHGAAAFLKERLMEASDAFRVHICGICGLMTVVAKLKHNQFECRGCKNKIDIFQVHIPYAAKLLFQELMAMNIAPRLYTDRSRDF, from the coding sequence ATGTCTGAGTATTACGAAGAGAGCGCATATGTTTATGACGACGACGATGCAGCAATTGCAGCCGAGGACTCTTGGACTGTCATCTCTGCGTTCTTTCGTGAGAAAGGTTTGGTATCGCAACAGTTAGATTCATTCAACCAATTTATCAATTATACGATACAGGATTTAATCTTAGAGGACAGTACATTGATTTTAGAGCAATTGGCGCAGCATACTACGGAATCTGACAATATCAGTAGGAAGTATGAAATATCGTTTGGCAAAATTTATTTGGCCAAACCGTCCATGACCGAATCAGATGGTGTTTCTCATGCGATGTACCCACAGGAAGCTCGTCTCAGAAACCTTACTTACGCATCTGGGTTATTTGTTGAGATTAAGAAGAGGACTTACGAGGCAGTTGATGTTCCCGGCCGCGATTTGAAATATGAGATCATCCAGGAGGAGAGTGAGGAGGCCGAAGATGGGAAGATCTTTATAGGTAGGGTGCCTATTATGTTGCGTTCGAAATACTGTTTGTTAGACGATCTCTCTGAATCTGACCTATATCGGTTGAAAGAGTGTCCTTTTGATATGGGTGgatatttcattattaatGGGTCAGAAAAGGTTTTGATTGCACAGGAAAGGTCTGCAGGTAATATTGTTCAAGTCTTTAAAAAGTCAGCTCCCTCGCCTATTTCCCATGTAGCGGAGATAAGATCAGCATTGGAGAAAGGTTCACGTTTCATTAGTACACTTCAGGTGAAGTTGTACGGACGTGAAGGTAGTACGTCGAGGACTATCAAAGCCACACTTCCATATATTAAGCAGGATATTCCTGTTGTTATAATTTTCAGAGCGCTAGGAATCATTCCAGATGGTGAGATCTTGGAACACATTTGTTATGACCAAAACGATTGGCAGATGCTAGAAATGCTTAAACCGTGTGTTGAAGAAGGGTTTGTCATCCAAGACCGTGAAACTGCATTGGATTTCATTGGACGTCGTGGTACTGCACTAGGTATTAAGAAGGAAAAGAGAATTCAATATGCCAAAGACATTCTGCAGAAAGAGTTTCTACCACATATTACTCAGCTAGAAGGGTTTGAAAGCAGAAAGGCCTTCTTCCTTGGTTACATGATCAACAGGTTACTGCTTTGTGCTCTGGATCGTAAGGACCAGGATGATCGAGACCATTTCGGTAAAAAGAGGTTGGATTTGGCTGGCCCATTGTTAGCTCAACTTTTCAAAACTTTGTTCCGTAAACTAACTAGAGACATTTTAAGGTTCATGCAGAGATCTGTGGAAGAAGCTAAGGATTTCAACTTGAAACTGGCAGTTAAAGCTACAACAATTACAGCTGGTTTGAAGTATGCCTTAGCTACTGGTAACTGGGGTGAACAAAAGAAGGCAATGTCTTCAAGAGCAGGTGTTTCCCAAGTTTTAAACCGTTACACATATTCATCAACCTTATCTCATTTAAGGAGAACTAATACTCCTATTGGTCGTGATGGTAAATTAGCTAAACCTCGTCAACTGCACAATACCCACTGGGGTTTAGTATGCCCCGCAGAAACACCAGAAGGACAGGCGTGTGGTCTGGTAAAGAATTTGTCATTGATGTCATGCATTTCTGTTGGAACAGACCCTGTTCCTATTATTACGTTTTTAAACGAATGGGGTATGGAGCCATTGGAAGATTACGTCCCTCATCAATCACCAGATGCTACTAGAGTGTTCGTGAATGGTGTTTGGCACGGTATTCACAGAAATCCAGCGAGACTGGTTGATACTATAAGGAAATTGAGAAGAAAGGGTGATATCACTGCTGAAGTTTCTATCGTTAGGGATATACGTGAGAAGGAgttgaaaattttcacAGATGCAGGTAGAGTCTATAGACCACTctttgttgttgatgaagCCTTGCACGATGATGGTCATAAGGAACTAAAGGTTCGTAAGGGCCACATCAGAAAACTGATGTTAACGGAATATCAAGATATCGAAGGTGGGTTtgaggaagaagatatCAATTATACCTGGAGTTCGTTACTAAATGAAGGTATAGTGGAGTACATTGAtgctgaagaagaggagaCGATTTTGATTGCAATGCAGCAAGAAGATTTAGACCCAACTGTCTCACCTAATCTAGACCCCAATGATGGATTAGACCCTGCAAGGCGTATCAAGGCGATTCACCACTCTAACACATTCACTCATTGTGAAATTCATCCATCTATGATTTTAGGTGTTGCAGCTTCAATTATTCCATTCCCAGACCACAACCAGTCTCCACGTAATACTTATCAGTCTGCGATGGGTAAACAAGCCATGGGTGTATTTTTAACCAACTACAATGTACGTATGGACACAATGGCTAATATTCTATACTATCCACAGAAACCTTTAGGTACAACTCGTGCAATGGAATACTTGAAATTTCGAGAACTGCCTGCTGGCCAAAATGCCATTGTTGCCATTGCCTGTTACTCGGGTTATAACCAAGAAGATTCTATGATTATGAACCAATCATCGATTGATAGAGGTTTATTCAGATCCCTGTTTTTCCGTTCATATATGGACCAGGAGAAAAGAATAGGTATGTCGATTACCGAATCCTTTGAAAAACCTCATCGTACAAATACCTTGAGGATGAAGCACGGCACTTATGATAAACTTGATGATGACGGTTTAATTGCTCCTGGTGTTAGAGTTTCGGGAGACGATGTCATTATCGGTAAAACTACTCCAATTCCTCCCGATGCCGAAGAACTAGGCCAAAGGACTGCATTCCACTCGAAGCGTGATGCTTCCACACCATTAAGATCCACGGAAAACGGTATCGTGGATCAGGTTCTGATCACTACAAATCAAGAAGGGTTGAAGTTTGTTAAAGTCAGAGTCAGAACAACTAAGGTTCCTCAGATAGGTGACAAATTTGCTTCTCGTCACGGTCAGAAGGGTACTATTGGTATCACTTACCTCAGAGAAGATATGCCGTTTACCGCCGAGGGTATTGTTCCAGACCTGATTATCAATCCTCACGCCATTCCATCTCGTATGACAGTCGCCCATTTAATTGAATGTTTGTTAAGTAAAGTGGCTGCGTTGTCAGGTAATGAAGGTGATGCTTCACCTTTCACGGATATCACTGTGGATGGTATTTCAAGGTTACTTCGTGAACATGGTTATCAATCTCGTGGGTTCGAAGTCATGTACAATGGTCATACAgggaagaagatgatggCACAAATTTTCCTTGGTCCTACATATTACCAGAGACTAAGACATATGGTCGACGACAAGATTCACGCAAGAGCGCGTGGTCCAATGCAAGTGTTGACAAGACAACCAGTGGAAGGTAGGTCTAGAGATGGTGGTCTCAGATTCGGAGAAATGGAGCGTGACTGTATGATTGCTCATGGTGCGGCTGCATTTTTGAAAGAAAGACTGATGGAAGCCTCGGATGCCTTCAGAGTACATATATGTGGTATCTGTGGTTTAATGACTGTTGTTGCCAAGTTGAAGCATAATCAATTTGAATGTCGTGGCTGTAAAAATAAAATCGATATTTTCCAGGTGCATATCCCATACGCAGCGAAGTTACTGTTCCAAGAACTAATGGCAATGAACATTGCTCCCCGTTTATACACGGACCGCTCCAGAGATTTTTAA
- the VPS29 gene encoding retromer subunit VPS29 (Syntenic homolog of Ashbya gossypii AFR411C; Syntenic homolog of Saccharomyces cerevisiae YHR012W (VPS29); 1-intron in Ashbya gossypii) has translation MLLLILSDSHIPDRALDLPSKFKKLLSVPNKIGQVLLLGNSTRSYQFLKFVNEISNNVVIVRGEFDNAMISTTQNLKEEIPMNTIIKQGDFKIGCCNGYTLVPKSDPLALLTLARQLDVDIMLWGGTHSVEAYTLEGKFFINPGSCTGSYSTDWPIQLDSVQGVKKLIGQSGNCKSGGDAVTESAAPNLGSAKRAEDTRHSPVRTEKEDVKPNDRNDSHIKGQKHDESQKETATTEDEDENSENDEEIDEVDVNGGCIPSFCLLDISGDTCTLYIYTYVNDEVKVDKVVYKKD, from the coding sequence GACCTTCCATCTAAATTTAAGAAGCTGTTAAGCGTACCTAATAAAATTGGACAGGTTTTACTGCTGGGTAACTCAACAAGGTCATACCAGTTTTTGAAGTTTGTTAATGAAATTTCTAATAATGTTGTCATAGTTCGTGGTGAATTCGATAATGCTATGATATCTACGACGCAGAACTTAAAAGAGGAAATCCCTATGAATACAATTATTAAACAGGGTGATTTCAAAATTGGGTGCTGTAATGGATATACATTAGTTCCAAAGAGCGATCCTTTAGCGCTTCTAACTCTCGCTCGACAGCTAGACGTAGATATTATGTTATGGGGTGGAACACACAGTGTAGAAGCTTATACTTTGGAGGGGAAATTCTTTATTAACCCTGGTTCATGTACTGGCTCTTATAGTACAGATTGGCCGATCCAGCTGGATTCAGTGCAAGGTGTGAAGAAATTAATTGGACAATCGGGTAACTGTAAATCTGGAGGTGACGCTGTTACTGAATCTGCGGCCCCTAACCTGGGTTCTGCAAAAAGAGCAGAAGATACACGTCATAGTCCAGTGCGGACCGAGAAAGAAGATGTTAAACCGAATGATAGAAATGACAGTCATATTAAGGGACAAAAGCATGATGAATCTCAAAAAGAAACTGCAACGAccgaagatgaagatgaaaatTCAGAAAACGATGAGGAAATTGATGAAGTGGATGTGAATGGTGGGTGCATTCCCAGCTTCTGTCTACTGGATATTTCGGGTGACACTTGCACCCTTTATATCTATACATACGTAAACGACGAGGTCAAGGTTGACAAAGTAGTGTATAAGAAGGATTAG
- a CDS encoding HFL174Wp (Syntenic homolog of Ashbya gossypii AFR406C; Syntenic homolog of Saccharomyces cerevisiae YOR152C; 1-intron in Ashbya gossypii), protein MLSLITNPLNIIVSVLVPVQISLEIQHLRLTALNPLLLKYWCLHGLFKLPFWKYIWIPFSNIISLAIWTLLASELCTRFQTVLKERGFEKPKKPNKKNGKGLLSYGFTHLFKASKEVKEEVPEEKLFLFEDWTTYVLNLNSSFDLPFVIDHSYEILLHYIVAVKKEDAKTILASLRTYFNEIQTSEGYDMLDDIFRPPSDGKGLITRENK, encoded by the exons ATGTTATCACTCATAACTAATCCACTTAA TATTATAGTATCGGTTTTGGTACCAGTACAAATATCGCTTGAGATCCAGCATTTACGATTAACAGCGTTAAATCCGTTGCTTTTAAAGTACTGGTGTTTACATGGGCTATTTAAATTACCTTTTTGGAAGTATATTTGGATTCCTTTCAGTAACATAATATCTCTAGCGATTTGGACGCTCCTAGCAAGTGAGTTATGCACCAGATTTCAGACCGTGCTAAAAGAGAGGGGCTTTGAAAAGCCCAAAAAGCCCAATAAAAAGAACGGGAAAGGGTTATTAAGCTACGGTTTCACACATCTATTTAAAGCTTCGAAAGAGGtcaaagaagaagttcCAGAAGAGAAATTATTCCTATTTGAAGATTGGACCACTTATGTTCTAAATCTAAATAGTTCTTTTGATCTTCCCTTTGTGATCGATCACAGCTATGAGATCCTTCTTCATTATATCGTGGCGGTGAAGAAGGAAGATGCAAAAACGATTCTTGCGTCGCTTAGGACTTATTTTAATGAGATACAGACGTCAGAAGGGTACGACATGCTGGATGACATTTTCCGGCCCCCAAGCGATGGGAAAGGGTTAATTACGAGAGAAAATAAATGA
- the MRPL23 gene encoding mitochondrial 54S ribosomal protein uL13m (Syntenic homolog of Ashbya gossypii AFR403W; Syntenic homolog of Saccharomyces cerevisiae YOR150W (MRPL23)) codes for MSQKIGHTGLAFARLWHHVDVARDQRTLGRLASSIAVTLMGKNKPIYDPAIDCGDYVVVTNAQNINVSGKKWQQKTYWSHSGKPGNLKLKNMETLASEKGHGMTLIKAVSGMLPKNRLRKVRLARLRVYDGSEHPYKDNITAFADDQPQLKSDGTGAEK; via the coding sequence ATGTCGCAGAAAATAGGGCATACAGGATTGGCTTTTGCCAGGTTATGGCATCATGTGGATGTGGCTAGGGATCAGAGAACGCTCGGTAGATTAGCCTCAAGTATCGCCGTTACTTTGATGGGCAAAAATAAACCTATCTATGACCCAGCAATCGACTGTGGGGACTATGTAGTGGTTACAAATGCTCAGAATATTAATGTTAGTGGTAAAAAGTGGCAGCAAAAGACTTACTGGTCTCATAGTGGAAAGCCGGGCaatttgaaattgaaaaatatGGAAACTTTAGCGTCTGAAAAAGGACATGGTATGACTTTGATCAAGGCTGTCAGTGGTATGTTGCCTAAGAATAGGTTACGTAAAGTGAGACTAGCTAGGTTAAGGGTCTACGATGGCAGTGAGCATCCATATAAAGATAATATTACTGCCTTTGCTGATGATCAACCGCAACTAAAGAGCGATGGGACTGGCGCAGAGAAATGA